From Roseateles sp. SL47:
GCCCAGCTCGGTGATGGCCATGGCGATGTCCAGCCCCGGCTTCGGGCGCATGGTGTCGGCCGCCGCCTTGACCGCTTTCTGGTCCCGCGGCGTGAACGCCCGCAGTGCATGCTGAACCCGGTTCCCCAACTGGCCCAGCACCGTGTCCGGAATATCCAGCGGGTTCTGGGTCACGAAGTACACCCCCACCCCCTTGGACCGCACCAGCCGCACCACCAGTTCGATCCGTTCCACCAGCGCGGCCGGGGCGTCCTTGAACAGCAGATGGGCCTCGTCGAAGAAGAACACCAGCTTGGGCTGGTCCAGGTCGCCCACTTCCGGCAAGGTTTCAAACAGCTCCGACAGCATCCAGAGCAGGAAGGTGGCGTACAGCCGGGGCGCGGCCATCAGCTTGTCCGCCGCCAGGATGTTGATCACCCCCTTGCCGTCCACCGTTTGCATGAAATCGGCGATGTTGAGCATCGGTTCACCGAAGAAGCGATCGCCACCCTGTGCCTCGATCTGCAGCAGCCCACGCTGGATGGCCCCGATGCTGGCTGCGGAGACGTTGCCGTATTGGGTGGTGAACTCGCTGGCATGGTCGCCCACATGCTGGAGCATGGCCCGCAGGTCCTTCAGGTCCAGCAACGCCAGGCCATGGTCGTCCGCAATCTTGAAAACCATCTGCAGCACGCCCGCCTGCGTCTCGTTGAGGCCCAGCATCCGCGACAGCAGCAGCGGCCCCATGTCGGACACGGTGGCCCGCACCGGATGGCCCTGCTCGCCAAACACATCCCACAGCGTGGTGGGGCAGGCGCAGGGCTCCGGCGGCGCGATGCCGCGTTCGTTCAGCACCGCCAGCAGCTTGGCCGAGGCATGGCCGGGCTGGGAGATGCCGGTGAGGTCCCCTTTGACGTCCGCCATGAAGACCGGTACGCCAAGCTGGGACAATGCTTCTGCCAGCTTTTGCAGGCTGATGGTCTTGCCGGTGCCGGTGGCACCGGTGATCAGGCCGTGGCGGTTGGCCAACGCAGGCAGCAGTACACACTCAGTCTCGCCATGCCGGGCCAGCAGGATGGGGTCGGCCATGAGGGGTCTCCAGAGGCAAAAGCTAAAATCGCAGTCTAACGAAGCATCAACAGCGTCGGCCCGGCGTTTTTCCCGGGCTGGCGACACAGGAGAACCAGTCTCATGGCAGGGCATTCGAAATGGGCCAATATCCAGCACCGCAAGGGTCGTCAGGACGAAAAGCGCGGAAAGGTCTGGACCCGTCTCACGCGTGAAATCATCGTCTCGGCGCGGGCTGGTGGCGGGGATGTGAACATGAACCCGCGCCTGCGCCTGGCCATCGAAAAGGCCAAGGCGGCCAACATGCCGGCCGACAACATCAAGCGCAACGTCGACAAGGCCACCGGCAATCTGGACGGCGTCACCTATGAAGAAATCCGCTATGAGGGCTACGGCATCGGGGGCGCGGCCATCATCGTGGACTGCATGACCGACAACCGGGTCCGCACGGTGGCCGAAGTCCGTCATGCCTTCTCCAAATACGGCGGCAACCTGGGCACTGAAGGTTCGGTGGCCTTCCAGTTCAAGCATGTGGGCCAACTGATCTTTGCCCCCGGCACGTCCGAGGACAAGGTCATGGAAGTGGCTCTTGAAGCAGGTGCTGAAGACGTGGTCACCGGGGACGACGGCGCCATTGAAGTCCTGACCGCCCCGGGCGACTTTGAAGCCGTCCGCGCAGCCCTGGAGGCCGCTGGCCTGAAGGCCGAACTGGCCGAAGTCACCATGCGTGCCGAAAACACCATCGATCTGGCCGGTGACGATGCCGCCCGGATGCAGAAACTGCTGGACGTGATCGAAGACCTGGACGACGTCCAGGACGTCTTTCACAACGCCAACCTGGATCAATAAGCGCTCTGGCGCGAAGGAATACCCATGAAGGTCCTGGTTTTGGGCAATGGCGGGCGCGAACACGCGCTCGCATGGCGGCTGGCGCAGGGTGAGCGCGTCAGCCAGGTGTTTGTGGCACCGGGCAATGGCGGCACGTCCCGCGATTCCCGTCTGAAGAATGTTCCCATCACCGATGTGAAGGCCCTGGCGGATTTCGCTCAGGAACAGAAGATTGCACTGACGGTGGTCGGCCCCGAGGCCTTCCTGGCCGCCGGTGTGGTCGATGAATTCCGGGCCCGCGGGCTGCGCATCTTTGGCCCCACCCGGGCGGCAGCGCAACTGGAGTCGTCCAAGGCGTTTGCGAAGGACTTCATGAAGCGGCACGGGATTCCCACGGCCGCTTATGAAACCTTTTCCGACGCCGCGCAGGCACACGCTTATGTGGATGCGCAAGGCGCCCCCATCGTCATCAAGGCGGACGGCCTGGCGGCCGGCAAGGGCGTGGTGGTGGCCATGACGCTGGACGAGGCCCACCAGGCCATCGACTGGATCCTGGCGGACAACAAGCTGGGTGTGGTGCACAACGAGGGGGGTGCCCGCGTTGTCATCGAGCAGTTCCTGGAAGGCGAAGAAGCCAGCTTCATCGTGCTGTGCGACGGCAAAAACGTGCTGCCGCTGGCCACCAGCCAGGACCACAAGCGGCTGCAGGATGGCGATCTCGGCCCCAACACCGGCGGCATGGGGGCCTACTCACCGGCCCCGGTGGTCACGCCCAACGTGCATGCCAAGGTCATGCACGAGATCATCACGCCCACCATCCAGGGCATGGCCCGCGACGGCATGCCGTTTACCGGCTTCCTCTATGCAGGCTTGATGATCGACGCCCACGGGCAGCCGCGCACGGTGGAATTCAACACCCGCA
This genomic window contains:
- a CDS encoding helicase HerA-like domain-containing protein: MADPILLARHGETECVLLPALANRHGLITGATGTGKTISLQKLAEALSQLGVPVFMADVKGDLTGISQPGHASAKLLAVLNERGIAPPEPCACPTTLWDVFGEQGHPVRATVSDMGPLLLSRMLGLNETQAGVLQMVFKIADDHGLALLDLKDLRAMLQHVGDHASEFTTQYGNVSAASIGAIQRGLLQIEAQGGDRFFGEPMLNIADFMQTVDGKGVINILAADKLMAAPRLYATFLLWMLSELFETLPEVGDLDQPKLVFFFDEAHLLFKDAPAALVERIELVVRLVRSKGVGVYFVTQNPLDIPDTVLGQLGNRVQHALRAFTPRDQKAVKAAADTMRPKPGLDIAMAITELGVGEALVSLLDDKGRPCITERVFVLPPGSQIGPITPQQRQVLREQSLVAGVYEKQIDRESAYEKLTGRAAASADAADRTTGGAAPRSGSGGSGGSGGSGRATTDSRSMADEATDVFRQGGQRPGAGGPQADAPQASEGGMLDGLKDVLFGSTGPRGGRREGLAEAAAKSALRSIGSSVGRELVRGVLGSLLGGKSGRSRR
- a CDS encoding YebC/PmpR family DNA-binding transcriptional regulator; the encoded protein is MAGHSKWANIQHRKGRQDEKRGKVWTRLTREIIVSARAGGGDVNMNPRLRLAIEKAKAANMPADNIKRNVDKATGNLDGVTYEEIRYEGYGIGGAAIIVDCMTDNRVRTVAEVRHAFSKYGGNLGTEGSVAFQFKHVGQLIFAPGTSEDKVMEVALEAGAEDVVTGDDGAIEVLTAPGDFEAVRAALEAAGLKAELAEVTMRAENTIDLAGDDAARMQKLLDVIEDLDDVQDVFHNANLDQ
- the purD gene encoding phosphoribosylamine--glycine ligase — protein: MKVLVLGNGGREHALAWRLAQGERVSQVFVAPGNGGTSRDSRLKNVPITDVKALADFAQEQKIALTVVGPEAFLAAGVVDEFRARGLRIFGPTRAAAQLESSKAFAKDFMKRHGIPTAAYETFSDAAQAHAYVDAQGAPIVIKADGLAAGKGVVVAMTLDEAHQAIDWILADNKLGVVHNEGGARVVIEQFLEGEEASFIVLCDGKNVLPLATSQDHKRLQDGDLGPNTGGMGAYSPAPVVTPNVHAKVMHEIITPTIQGMARDGMPFTGFLYAGLMIDAHGQPRTVEFNTRMGDPETQPIMMRLKSDLFEVLMHATDGTLDQVELNWDRRAALGVVMAAGGYPLSPRKGDVISGLPEDAEDAMVFHAGTAQQPDGSLVTSGGRVLCVTALGEAVRHAQQRAYQALTSIQFEGKQYRHDIGHRAVKR